In Brassica napus cultivar Da-Ae chromosome C2, Da-Ae, whole genome shotgun sequence, the sequence TTCCTTGATATCCAAGGCCGCATCTATCACTTTGCCCAATACTGAGAAGATGATCAAGCTGATCCGTCCCATTATTCAGCATCCTCAAACCCTTCTAAGTCTCTGCAAGTTGAGCACCAGCCTATCGTGcttgttcttctttctctgaGGCACACTTAAGTGCTTCAGCAACTTGAGCTTCTAGCTTGGCTTTCTCCTTAGCCAAATCTGATTTCGCCTCAACCAGCTTGAGCCAATGCTCATACAACTTTTCATAATTTCCAGCAAGATCAAAGTttccaccatcatcatcttcactTCCAGCATCATCATCACCTTCACATGAAGACCTTGACACAGACACTGAAGCAgattcccgccaaaaccgtaaacatgcgcttttccgccaaaaccgtaaacatgcgcttttccgccaaaaccggaaaaacgcattttcccgccaaaatcgcaaaatatgttttcccaaaaaaccgcaaaaacgcgttttctcaccaaaatcgcaaaatacattttcccgtcaaacccgtaaaattgtgttttctgccaaaaccacaacacgtttttccgctaaaaccgcaaaaatgtgttttttcgccaaaaccacaaaaacgtgATTTCttgccaaaaccacaaaaacgcgatttctcgccaaaatcgcaaaaacgtgttttcccgccaaaaccttAAAACCGTGTTTTCcaaccaaaaccgcaaaaatatatatttctgcTGAAACTGCAAAATTTGAGTACATGATGCTCTTACCATTGcttttatcttttaaattttagttttataaaatgtgAGTGTCCCCTTTGAGTTGTTTGGAAGTTTATTCAAATTTGAGTTTCTATTTTGAGTTTTATTAAAAGTTATAGTTGTAGTTAAATTTTAAtgcaaatttaaataaaaataaataaatttatatgaaataaaaatttataaatgttaaatgctaattttaaaataatttcagtgtaaatatattttatactaaataataaaaattagtatagttaaaattaatatctaaTAATCAACGTCAAGCACAATCAAccactaattattaatttaaagcaCTTACCAACCGCTGTGTTTAAAAAAGAGCACCTATCAACCACTaataataaagttaaaataCTAATCTCCAGCATCGCACTAATAAAGCGATGCCCTATGAAGGGGGATAAGCATCTCAGTCGCAGAAACATAAAAGGAAGAAAAGTAAAGATGCTTGTGATTTGAAACACACcaaaattttcttgtttttgctCTCTTTGACGATTTGTGTTACTTTcctgttttgattttttttaaagatggtCGAAAAGTTTCACGCTTTTATGTTCCCGTGGTTCGCTTTTGGTCATATGATTCCATATTTGCATCTAGCCAACAAGTTAGCTGAGAAAGGTCATAGGGTTACTTTCTTGTTGCCCAAGAAGGCTCAGAAACAGTTGGAATATCACAGCCTGTTCCCAGACAACATCCTCTTTCATCCACTAACTATTCCTCCTGTTGATGGCCTCCCTGCTGGCGCTGAGACTGCCTCGGATATCTCCATCTCATGGGGAAATTTCCTGTTCGCAGCCATGGATCTGACACGCGATCAGGTGACCGCCACGGTTCATGCTTTGAGACCGGACCTGATTTTATTCGATTTTGCTTATTGGGTTCCGGAAATGGCTAAGGAGCATAGAGTCAAGAGTGTGGTGTACAACGTGGTATCAGCTACCACTATTGCTCACAACCAAGTCCCTGGTAGCGAACTAGGAGTTCCTCCACCTGGTTATCCTTCAGCAAAGGTAGTGTACCGCGCACACGATGCTCACGCCTTGTCGTCTCTCTCCATCTACTACGAGAGGCTGTACCATCGCATAACCACAGGTCTTATGAGTTGCGATATCATTTCAATGAGGACATGCGAAGAAGTCGAAGGTGAATTCTGCGACTATATCGCACGTCAATACCAGAGGAAGGTTCTTTTGACCGGTCCAATGCTTCCTGAGCTAGACAAGAGTAAACCACTTGAAGATCAGTGGAGTAGTTGGTTGACCGGATTTAGACAGGGCTCTGTCGTGTTCTGTGCATTGGGAAGCCAAATCACTCTTGAAAAGGATCAATTCCAAGAACTCTGTTTAGGAATGGAGCTTACTGGTTTACCATTTCTTGTAGCGGTAACTCCACCAAAAGGAGCAAAGACTATTCAAGAAGCATTGCCAGAAGGATTTGAGGAGCGAGTGAAGGGTCGTGGAGTTGTTTGGGGAGAATGGGTGCAACAACCATTGATATTGGCTCATCCATCAGTAGGCTGCGTTGTGAGCCATTGTGGATTTGGGTCCATGTGGGAGTCTCTAATGAGTGATTGCCAAATAGTCTTGCTTCCATTTTTAAGTGATCAGATCCTCACCACTAGATTGATGACTGAGGAACTCGAGGTTTCGGTTGAAGTCCCAAGAGAAGAAACTGGTTGGTTCTCCAAGGAGAGCTTGAGTGCTGCTATCATTTCTGTGATGGATGAAGATAGCGAGTTAGGGTATCTGGTGAGGAGGAACCACGCCAAATTGAAGGAGAGCTTGGTAAGTCCTGGATTATTAACCGGTTACACCGATAAGTTTGTGGAAGCATTGCAGGATCTAGTCAACGATACAAATCTTGAATGAAATACTCTGCTTGTGAAGCAGCTGTTTCAAGTTAGGCAATAAGTGACCAGACCGTGACGAACTTGAACAtgttgttattgtttttttcatttcatcaGCTCTTTAGCAACATGCAGTCCTTGATCTCTTTGAAATCCTACTT encodes:
- the LOC111202560 gene encoding UDP-glycosyltransferase 79B9-like, which encodes MVEKFHAFMFPWFAFGHMIPYLHLANKLAEKGHRVTFLLPKKAQKQLEYHSLFPDNILFHPLTIPPVDGLPAGAETASDISISWGNFLFAAMDLTRDQVTATVHALRPDLILFDFAYWVPEMAKEHRVKSVVYNVVSATTIAHNQVPGSELGVPPPGYPSAKVVYRAHDAHALSSLSIYYERLYHRITTGLMSCDIISMRTCEEVEGEFCDYIARQYQRKVLLTGPMLPELDKSKPLEDQWSSWLTGFRQGSVVFCALGSQITLEKDQFQELCLGMELTGLPFLVAVTPPKGAKTIQEALPEGFEERVKGRGVVWGEWVQQPLILAHPSVGCVVSHCGFGSMWESLMSDCQIVLLPFLSDQILTTRLMTEELEVSVEVPREETGWFSKESLSAAIISVMDEDSELGYLVRRNHAKLKESLVSPGLLTGYTDKFVEALQDLVNDTNLE